The genomic interval taaataaatttgatggATTGGTTGAAAATGTCCGTACTGGATAAAACACGACGGTGGATGTCAAGAAAATATATCTACCTCTCATTTGAACCGATAGTGGTGACATAGGGACCGGTTAGCTTCCCCCAAATAGCTGCTGGTCGTAAAGACGCAACATTTTGTGTTTATTTTCTTGTTAGCTAGCTGTCTTTTCTTGAACAGAAACCATGTCTAAATACCAGGCAATAAACCCAGGGAAGAACTTCTTCGCTGGGGGCTTTGGTGGTGTCTGCTTGGTCTTCGCTAGACATCCACTTGATACCACAAAAGTAATTATTTCTTGCAAAGTTACTCATTGCTCATCTAGCTGTCTTAAGTTAATAACAAAGTAGCTAGCTGCTAATATCTTGCCTCGCGAGCCTAACTTTCATTCGTCTCTGCTGCAGGCTGCATTCCTAGCAAAGTAATATACAAATGTATCTTTAGAGATGTATAATTGGTTACTGGATGTTAGTTTCCTTGTTCTTTAAATTTCATAGAACTTATGACAGGGACTGTCAGTTTACATAATGAGCGCTTCACTGAGCTGTAGTACTGTGCAGTTTGCGAACGAATCGTTTATTTTGAGCGACGTTTTACTGACACGAGAGTCATGATTCGTTTTTTCCGAGTGACTCCTTCATTTTAGTCGTTAGTTTGACCTGCTGGCCAACCTGGTGTCAGGGCATTTCGTatgttttgtattaatttgtgaatgtccatcacccatttcgtatgatatgttaagaaTTACCAGTTACAAATTTACATAATGTACTATATGTTACGTATTTGCAAAATACATGatattagctgactggctaactaggctaggggttagggttacgtttAGGAGTTAGGTCAAAGGGTTAGTTAACATGCTAAGTTGTTACAAAGTATATACAATAGTTGTTAGTACTGTACAAGTTGCTAATgagctaaagttgtccatgagaagatttgaactcacaacctttgggGTTGCTAGAGCTTgcgttatacgcccacccatccaccAAGACCAACACTTCGCTTTGGACTTAAGTAACCGTCTGTTATAtgatactatactgaacaaaatatataaatgcaatatgtaaagtgttggtcccatgtttcatgacctgggataaaagattccagaaatttctctaaaatgttgtgcataattttttttaaatccctattggtggcatttctcctttgccaagataatccatacacCTGATAGGTGTGGAATGTCAACAATCTGATTatgcagcatgatcattacacagctgcaccttgtgctggggacagtaaaggggcactctaaaatgtgcagttttgtcacacaacacaatgccacagatgtctcaagttttcagggagcatgcaattggcatgctgtccattaaaataacacaaattgatcagtgtagacattgttaatgttgtacattattatttctttattttcatttaacctttatttaaccaggaagggctcattaagatttgaaatctctttttcaagagcatcctggtcaagataggcagcaccaagtcagtacacaattacagacagacaacatgaaaaactacaagtaatctagtaaaaaccatagaattcacaagagtataacaaaatcataaaacagcaaattaaaaacattgacaggtcagggaatcaatctcaaaatccttcatcagtgatttaaaaacaccaatcgggataaggtcttccagtttaaaagtattttgtaaggtgttccaagccaatggcgcagagtacataaaagcccttttaccaaattcagttcggacatttggaacagttggcaggataaagtccagcgaacgaagagagtacccaccacatttatgaacaataaaaatgcccaaataaaatggTAGTGAAgacaaaatggctttgtaaatagaagtataccagtgactgagcctacgagtgactagagaaggccggAGTACAATGgagcagagtacataaaagcccttttaccaaattcagttcggacatttggaacagttggCAGGATAAAGTCCTGCGaatgaagagagtacccaccacatttatGAACAATAAAAATGTCCAAATAAAATGGTAGTGAAgacaaaatggctttgtaaatagaagtataccagtgactgagcctacgagtgaccaACCCTTGTAtataaagtgcagtggtgcgaaagggttttgcagtttaaaataaatctcaatgcgccatggtaaagggtgtcaattgatctcaaacactgagcagaAGCATTCAtttataaaatatccccatagtctagtaaaggcataaatgtagctgatactagcctccctTTGGCTTaaaaaaaacaggccttattacTAAAATATAATCCCAACTTCAAGCTTAAATtcttttgtaagttgttgaaatTGCAATTTAAATGAGAGGTTACAGTCTCAATCTCATttccctgacaggtagtaataggtgaaaggttcagagatctatttcttgctttagaaaacaccattagtttagttttgtcagtattgaggataagcttcaattgacacaaggtatgttgaacagtataaaaagcagtttgcaagttttgtaaagcttttgtgagagacgaggcacaacaataaataacagtatcatcagcataaaagtGAAGTTGCGCATTTTGCTAATTTTTGTCtaaattatttatataaatagtgaataagaggggACCGAGTACAGAGCCCTGGGGCActccattacagacagacaatttaacagacatgagcccatcaaattgagtgcactgagttctatcagacagatagttagcaaactatgcaactgcatgctctgaaagacctacactcgacaatctcgcctcagtatagcatgatcaactgtatcaaaaacCTTAGAGAGaccaataaaaagtgagacacagtgctgaTTTTTGTCAaaggcttcagtgatatcatttaaaaccttcatggctgctggtattatgcttcttcctgaagcccgattggtacattgataaaatagagttagtatataaaaactcttttagctgttcactcacaAGGGTTTGTCTGCGGCACCTCGCTCTTTTTCACTCGTCCAGGTGCCGATGCATTTGTGGCATGGCGTGAACAGTAGGAACTTGTGTCACAACCAAAGTCTAATGGTTTTAAATGACTGTTTTGTATTGTCTGGAAACTCACTTGTAGAATTCTCTTTAAAAAGAGAAGCCGTGCAAGGCTATTAAACAGGTGcctgtaatattcatatgtgtaaacatactgaattgtaattggatgcattttaccgccatatcatactgtgctatgattggttaagaccacccaaatggttaggtcatggtcagtttgatcctggttggcgatacgtgaacatgccagttatagctagctaataaagagctacgttaagaaatatcctgtagtactgcatattattattttgtacaaagtgtGCAAAATAAGACAGTGCCTAGTTATTCTTCTTTTGTTGATATCAGGTAATGTGCAACCTAACCCTGGCCCTGATATGCAATGTCTCAAAACACCCTCTGATTTTAAATCTAGATCTGGTTTTGGTATGTTTCACTTTAATGTATGCAGCCTGTTGTCAAAAACTGATGTGGTTAGGATTTGGGCTAAATCAACTGATGAGTTGAGTAAAGTCAGTGCACAAAGCAATACCCCGAAAATGGTCCTTTCTCTGAGGGATGTAAGAAATAGAGGTCATGGTAAggtaaggggagagagggacagtgtgTATGCATGAATCTGTATGTGAGCGTGTGAGTAGATTGTGTTTCTCTGACTGGCCTGAGTTCTTTCTTCAGCTTGTCCTCCGCGGATTGTCTCGTTCAAGCTGCTCCTCTTCGCTCTCCGCCTGGCTATCAGAGGCAGCTCAACAATCCCCAACCcgttcctggctgatgttttggtcacttttgaatgctggcggtgctctcactctagtggtagcatgagacggagtctacaacccacacaagtggctcaggtagtgcagttcattcaggatggcacatcaatgcgaactgtggcaaaaaggtttgctgtgtctgtcagcgtagggtccagagcatgcaggcgctaccaggagacaggccagtacatcaggagacgtggaggaggccgtggagggcaacaacccagcagcaggaccggtacctccgccttagtgcaaggaggtgcactgccagagccctgcaaaatgacctccagcagggggTTTTAATACGCGCTTCTCCGGCTCAGCGACTCCAAAGACATGCTCCAACCAGCAACTGTCTATCATGTGCGTGAGGGAAAATATATCATACTGCAGGCAGCATAGAGAACAAAAATACAAGAATGGATGCAATGAATTGATTATTCAATGTCATGATGGACAAAGCTCTGTTCAACAAACTCGAACTCAAGATCAAGCCGTTTGGGGTGGAAGCAATTTGCAAACGATATTTTGCATAACACTCTCAGGCAGTCAAGCAATACATTCCGCAGAGGGTCGCTTACAGTCTAGTCTGGTTGCTGCCACAACTAGACCTTGTTTCAAATGTATCAAGACATAATCTTATATGTATGCCTAGCAATCAACAAATGTAAGCTACATTTTTTAAGGCACACTTTTACATGTCTCAGTCACAAATGACAGCTCGAATAAGCCCCCTATTGTGAAGGACATGTGAACGAGAGGcttgtaaaataaaatacaattttatttgtcaagtgccgaatacaacaagtgtatgaaatgcttacgtacaagCCCTAACCAATCATGCAgttaattttttttataataaaaataaaataataagaaataaaagtaacaaataattaaagagcagcagtaaaataacaataacgaggctatatacagggaggctatatacagcgaggctatatacagtaccggtacagagtcaatgtgcaggggcaccggttagctgaggtaattgaggtattatgtacatgtaggtagagttattaaagtgattatgcatagataataacagagagtagcagcagtgtaaaagggggggCAATGGAaattgtctgggtagccatttgattagatgttcaggagtcttatggcttgggggtagaagctgttgagaagcctcttggacctagacttggagctccggtaccgcttgccatgcggcagcagagagaacagtctccgactagggtggctggagtctttgacaatttttagggccttcctgtgacaccgcctgctgtagaggtcctggatggcagaaagctttgccccagtgatgtactgggctgtacgcactaccctctgtagtgccttgcggttggaggcagagcagttgccataccaggccagtgatgcaaccagtcaggatgctctcgagggggcagctgtagaaccttttgcggatctgaggacccatgccaaatattttcagtctcctgagggggaataggttttgttgtgccctcttcacgacagtcttggtgtgcttggaccatgttagtttgttggttatgtggacaccaaggaacttgaagctctcaacctgctccactacagccccgtcgatgagaatgggggcatgctcgatCCTCCATTTTCACAATCatatcctttgtcttgatcacgttgaggaagaggttgttgtcctggcaccacacggccagatctctgaccccctccctacaggctgtctcgtcgttgtcggtgatcaggcctaccactgttgtgtcatcggcaaacttaatgatggtgttggagtcgtgcctggccgtgcagtcatgagtgaacagggagtacaggaggggcttgGGCACGCATCCgagaggggcccccgtgttgaggatcagcgtggtggacgtgttgttacctacccttatcacctgggggttggcccgtcaggaagtccaggatccagttgcagagggaggtgtttagtcccagggtccttagcttagtggtgagctttgagggcactatggtgttgaacgctgagttgtagtctatgaatagcattctcacataggtgctccttttgtccatgtgggaaagggcagtgtggagtacaatagagattgcatcatctgtggatctgttagggcggtatacaaattggagtgggtctagggtttctgggataatggtgttgatgtgaaccatgaccagcctttgaaagcacttcatggctacagatgtcagtgctacaggttggtagtcatttaggcaggttaccttagtgttcttgggcacagggactatggtggtctgcttgaaacatgttggtattacagactcagacagggagagctTGAAACTGTCAGTGAAGGCActtaccagttggtcagcgcatgctcgaagTACACgacctggtaatccatctggccctgcggccttgtgaatgttgacctgtttcaaggtcttactcacatcggctgcggagagcatgatcatacagttgtccggaactgctgatgctctcatgcatgtttcagtgttacttgcctcgaagtaaGCATATAactaatttagctcgtctggtaggcttgtgtcactgggcagctctcggctgtgcttccctttgtagtctgtattagtttgcaagccctgccacatccgatgagcgtcggagccggtgtagtatgattcagtcttactcctgtattgacgctttgcctgtttgacggttcgtcggagggcatagcgggatttcttataagcttccgggttagagtcccgctccttgaaagcggcagctctaccctttagctcagtgctaatgttacctgtaatccatgacttctggttggagtatgtacttacagtcactgtggggacaacatcaTGACTCTTTTGAGTTTTCAGTTCATCGTTTGCTGGTGGTGGGGTAGGGGGGATGTTTGACCTAcaggtaactaccaaaataatggaaacacgtgAGTAAGTAAGGggtacaaagtatattgaaaacagGTGCAACCACACAGGTGTATTGTATAAAATGCttggcaggccattattttggctaccatggctatgcccccataggaatACAatacccccatccacagggcaccagtggtcactgaatggttcgatgagcatgaaaacgatttAAACCATATTCCATAGCCGTCTCAgccaccagatctcaacccaattgatcaCTCATcagagattctggagcggcgcctcagacagcgtttcccaccaccaccatctacaaaataccaaaatatggaatttcttgtggaagaggTGTCGTATGTCACGGCTTCAATAAGTAGTGAGTgcaggagtcaggcgcagagagcagggttcAAAAGATATGGATCTTTAATATTCCAACACAACCAGAGAGACGGTCACGCCACACACACAAGGGCGCGTAAAGTCCCAGTCCAACAAACAGGACGAAACTGATCAGGAAAAGAAACCACAAGAATAATcaaacaccacaaacagaaaaacaagcccgcacaaaagccggcGGGCCTACTGGGTTTAAATAGCCCACAACCAAACCTAAACACGAAACAGGTGCAACAAATCAGACACAACTAAATGAAATAGAAAAGGGgttcggtggcagctagtaggccggcgacgacgaccgccgagcgccgaccgaacaggaagaggcaccatcttcggcgggattcgtgacatcgCATCCCTCCATtatagttccagacacttgtataatctatgccaaggtacattgaagctgttctggctcttGGTGACCCAATgctctattaagacactttatgttggttattttgttagttacctgtatatgGCAATTTCTGtcatactgcactacattaagCCTATGACAGTGGCCAGTTATTGCAGATGTACactcatggccaaaagttttgagaattacacaaatattaatttcacaaagtttgctgcttcagtgtctttaggtatttttgtcagatgttactatggaatattaaagtataattacaagcatttcataagtgtcaaaggcttttattgacaattacatgaagttgatgcaaagagtcaatatttgcagtgtttacccttctttttcaagaactctgcaatccgccctggcatgctgtcaagtaactcctgggccacatcctgactgatggcagcccattcttgcataataaatgcttggagtttgtcagaatttgtgggtttttgtttgtccacccgcctcttgaggattgaccacaagttctcaatgggattaaggtctggggagtttcctggccatggacccaaaatatcgatcttttgttccccgagccacttagttatcacttttgccttatggcaatgtgctccatcatgctggaaaagacattggttgtcaccaaactgttcctggattgttgggagaagttgctcttgttttggtaccattctttattcatggctgtgttcttaggcaaaattgtgagtgagcccactcccttggctgagaagcaaccccacacatgaatggtctcatgatgctttactgttggcatgacacaggactgatggtagcactcaccttgtcttctccggacaagcttttttccggatgccccaaacaatcggaaaggggattcatcagagaaaattactttaccccagtcctcagcagtccaatccaaggaaccttttgcagaatatcagtctgtccctgatgtttttcctggagagaagtggcttctttgctgcccttcttgacaccagaccatactccaaaagtcttcgcctcactgtgcgtgcagatgcactcacacctacctgctgccattcctgagcaagctctgtactggtggtgcaccgatcccgcagctgaatcaactttaggagacggcccTGGCgattgctggactttcttgggcgccctgaagccttcttcacgacaattgaaccgctctccttgaagttcttgatgatccgatcttactggcagcaatatccttgcctgtgaagccctttttgtgcaaagcaatgatgacgacacgtgtttccttgcaggtaaccatggttgacagaggaagaacaatgattccaagcaccaccctccttttgaagcttccagtctgttattcgaactcaatcagcatgacagagtgatctccagccttgtcctcgtcaacactcacacctgtgttaacgagagaattactgacatgatgtcagctggtccttttgtggcagggctgaaatgcagtggaaatgtttttgggggattcagttcatttgcatggcaaagagggactttgcaattaattgcaattcatctgatcactcttcataacattctggagtatatgcaaattgccatcatacaaactgaggcagcagactttgtgaaaattaatatttgtgtcattctcaaaacttttggccacgactgtatatcaCCTGAGCCACATATAGGAAATAAGAAATACATGTTCCTCTATACAGAAGTATATCATGTGTGTAGGCCTATATGATGAGTGTGtacatatcctcctctctcttagGTGCGTATTCAGACCATGCCTGTGCCCAGCCCTGGTGAGAGCCCCCTGTATAGAGGCACCTTTGATTGTTTTAAGCAGACCCTTGCCAAAGAGGTGGGTAGTAGTAGCCTATCGCTTTCTGGTgttgaatgtgtttgttttgttcaactCTCTTTGCTGTCTCTTTTATTCATTCCTCTTTCTCTAATTTTCTCTATTACAGGGATTCAAAGGCCTGTATAAAGGCATGACGGCCCCTATCATTGGAGTCACACCCATGTTCGCTGTCTGCTTCTTTGGCTTTGGCCTGGGCAAGAAACTACAACAGAAAACCCCAGTCCAAGTCcttacgtacagttgaagtcggaagtttacatataccttagccaaatacatttaaactcagttttcacaattcctgacatttagtcctaataaaaattccctggtttacgtaagttaggatcaccactttatttt from Salvelinus fontinalis isolate EN_2023a chromosome 18, ASM2944872v1, whole genome shotgun sequence carries:
- the LOC129815926 gene encoding mitochondrial carnitine/acylcarnitine carrier protein-like translates to MSKYQAINPGKNFFAGGFGGVCLVFARHPLDTTKVRIQTMPVPSPGESPLYRGTFDCFKQTLAKEGFKGLYKGMTAPIIGVTPMFAVCFFGFGLGKKLQQKTPVQVLTYPQLFAAGMLSGVFTTAIMAPGERIKCLLQIQAARGELKYAGPMNCVKQLYKERGIYRGTALTLMRDVPASGMYFMTYEWLKHLLTPEGKR